One segment of Clostridium botulinum DNA contains the following:
- a CDS encoding FliH/SctL family protein, whose amino-acid sequence MQSSYSIIKKNCALDAEKKKISTEYISNKNKLEIEENLEEVEEEVYSKEEVDALIVKYEEIGKRIIQDANNEKQGIILRGTMQAQHLEKEAYEKGYEEGLQNGYDDGYKKAYDENIDLAKVKSQEIIDKAEEVLRSANENYAEYLERKKFDIIKLSLEIAKNILKKELSYEDSMNLLVEEAISLSKGEENLIIKCNSLHVEELKAQVNRWKVSYSIKDEIFVLKDDFMEEGNATIEKPNGKVIVGFDIGMEAIRKEILGQD is encoded by the coding sequence ATGCAATCATCGTATAGTATTATAAAAAAGAACTGTGCTTTGGATGCAGAAAAAAAGAAAATTTCTACTGAATATATATCTAACAAAAATAAGTTAGAGATTGAAGAAAATCTTGAAGAAGTTGAAGAAGAAGTTTATTCAAAAGAAGAAGTAGATGCTTTGATTGTCAAGTATGAAGAAATAGGAAAAAGAATAATACAAGATGCTAACAATGAAAAGCAAGGAATAATCTTAAGAGGAACTATGCAAGCTCAACACTTGGAAAAAGAAGCTTATGAAAAAGGATATGAAGAAGGGCTTCAGAATGGCTATGATGATGGATATAAAAAAGCTTATGATGAGAATATAGATTTAGCTAAAGTAAAATCTCAAGAAATTATTGATAAAGCAGAAGAAGTTCTAAGATCTGCTAATGAAAATTATGCTGAATATTTAGAGCGTAAAAAGTTTGACATTATAAAATTATCTTTAGAGATTGCTAAAAATATTTTAAAAAAAGAATTAAGCTACGAAGATTCAATGAATTTATTAGTTGAAGAAGCTATCTCATTATCTAAAGGTGAAGAGAATTTAATAATAAAATGTAATTCTCTTCATGTTGAAGAACTTAAAGCTCAAGTTAATAGGTGGAAGGTATCATACTCAATAAAAGATGAAATTTTTGTATTGAAGGATGATTTTATGGAAGAAGGAAACGCTACTATAGAAAAGCCAAATGGTAAAGTGATTGTTGGATTTGATATCGGTATGGAAGCAATCAGAAAAGAAATATTAGGACAAGATTAG
- the flgC gene encoding flagellar basal body rod protein FlgC: MNAFTSMQISATGISAERLRMDTITSNMTNASTTRSADGSGPYVRKIAVFQEALDENRKMAGIKPAKIVEDKSPLRKVYNPTHPDADETGYVTMPNVNVLNEMADMMVSTRSYEANVETLNALKGMFSKALEIGK, translated from the coding sequence ATGAATGCATTTACATCTATGCAAATAAGTGCTACAGGTATTTCAGCAGAAAGATTACGAATGGATACAATAACATCTAATATGACTAATGCAAGTACAACAAGAAGTGCAGATGGTAGTGGCCCTTATGTTAGAAAAATAGCAGTCTTTCAAGAAGCACTTGATGAAAATAGAAAAATGGCAGGAATTAAACCAGCAAAAATAGTAGAAGATAAATCTCCCCTTAGAAAGGTTTATAATCCTACTCATCCAGATGCAGATGAAACTGGATATGTAACTATGCCTAATGTTAATGTGCTAAATGAAATGGCAGATATGATGGTATCTACAAGATCATATGAAGCTAATGTAGAAACATTAAATGCACTTAAAGGGATGTTTTCAAAAGCTTTAGAAATTGGTAAATAA
- the flgB gene encoding flagellar basal body rod protein FlgB, with the protein MPINSIKSYDTYSLLKDGLKASNARSKAIANNMANINTKGYKKFNVIFEENLKNNSNTKDLSLKTTNSRHLRGNNDLNGDIEVVREESTSMRTDDNNVDLELEKVNQAANTLKYNALITKLNGKFNNLKTVIK; encoded by the coding sequence ATGCCTATAAATTCAATTAAATCATATGATACATATAGTTTGCTTAAGGATGGCCTTAAAGCATCAAATGCAAGATCAAAAGCCATAGCTAATAATATGGCGAATATAAACACAAAGGGATATAAGAAATTCAATGTAATTTTTGAAGAAAACTTAAAAAATAACTCAAATACAAAGGATTTATCACTAAAAACTACAAATTCTAGACATTTAAGAGGAAATAACGATTTAAATGGAGACATAGAAGTTGTAAGAGAAGAAAGTACTAGTATGAGAACTGATGATAACAATGTAGATTTAGAGCTTGAAAAAGTTAATCAAGCTGCTAATACATTAAAATATAATGCTTTAATTACTAAATTAAATGGAAAATTCAATAATTTAAAAACTGTTATAAAGTAA
- the fliJ gene encoding flagellar export protein FliJ, whose translation MAEKFKFSLDKLLEIRQDKEEESKRIFTETQRQKQNAEKKLNKLKFNYDKYNGIVPGEDVVYQKLKRYYLQGLETGIKETEKDLVLKDKKVNEARNDLVSKQVDRKTVEILKEKKLLEHIKEEERVEQVNLDEIALYSYMRNINEGR comes from the coding sequence GTGGCAGAAAAATTTAAGTTTAGTTTAGACAAGCTTCTTGAAATAAGACAAGATAAAGAAGAAGAAAGCAAAAGAATTTTTACTGAAACACAAAGGCAAAAGCAAAATGCTGAAAAAAAATTAAATAAATTAAAGTTTAATTATGACAAGTACAATGGCATTGTTCCAGGTGAAGATGTAGTATACCAAAAATTAAAAAGGTATTATCTTCAAGGACTTGAAACTGGAATTAAAGAAACTGAAAAAGATTTAGTTTTGAAGGATAAAAAAGTGAATGAAGCTAGAAATGATTTGGTATCTAAACAGGTTGATAGGAAAACTGTTGAAATATTAAAAGAGAAAAAACTTTTAGAGCACATTAAAGAAGAAGAAAGGGTTGAACAAGTTAATCTTGATGAAATAGCCCTTTATTCATATATGAGAAACATCAATGAAGGGAGGTGA
- the fliE gene encoding flagellar hook-basal body complex protein FliE: protein MKIINGFDEKQVLFNNKFDALNNKRGQDITLNKENNVSFGETLKGCIDEINTKQVQADSYTNAFVKGDDVNIDEVMIKGEEASLALQFLVKTRDNLVESYKELIKMQL, encoded by the coding sequence ATGAAAATTATAAATGGGTTTGATGAAAAACAAGTATTATTTAATAATAAATTTGACGCTTTAAATAATAAAAGAGGACAAGATATTACACTTAACAAAGAAAACAATGTTAGTTTTGGTGAAACATTGAAGGGTTGTATAGATGAAATAAATACAAAACAAGTACAAGCTGATAGTTATACAAATGCATTTGTTAAAGGTGATGATGTAAATATAGATGAAGTTATGATAAAAGGAGAAGAAGCGAGCTTAGCATTACAATTTTTAGTTAAAACTAGAGATAATTTAGTAGAATCATATAAAGAATTAATAAAAATGCAGTTGTAA
- the fliF gene encoding flagellar basal-body MS-ring/collar protein FliF: MNKLLEKVKGLWEKFKSQSKKIKIAIFISCVAVIIAIISTMIYTSSNKYQVLFSNLDPKDAQTILAKLNEQKVTTKIQGDTILVPNDKVDQLRLELAPELKSGSSGYELMDSGSSFGMTDEEFKVKKLRMQEGELEKTIKSFSQIESARVHITPSTDSVFVKESTPGKAAVYLELKTGSEITKDQVKSIVALVSGSTENVPKENIEVIDDKMNLLTANLNDDENEVMSSESLDKQYSLEKNYEGKLQKEIVSLLEPVIGKDKVKATVNVDLDFDSKQQTQTVLDPNKVVVSQQTIKEVNNTGADGNISESPVDNNISNTTDDTNNTNSNSSREEQKNNYEIGKTETKVISAPGEVKRMTASVVVDGNLDAATQQAIENAVSNAIGFNSVRGDQISVLGMNFDPSLKEDAQSQVDAFNAEAKQKEMQKYMIMGAIALIAIIIVIVILVKKRRKNAADEYDDETQLLDVVIGDEKEAEIFEPIEFETKNEKTHMENEIKKYATDKPEQVVEIIKSWLSEDER, encoded by the coding sequence ATGAATAAACTTTTAGAAAAGGTCAAAGGGCTGTGGGAAAAGTTTAAAAGTCAAAGTAAGAAAATAAAAATTGCTATATTTATATCTTGTGTTGCTGTGATTATTGCCATTATAAGTACAATGATTTACACATCATCAAATAAATACCAAGTCTTATTTTCAAATCTTGATCCCAAAGATGCACAGACTATACTCGCTAAGTTAAATGAACAAAAAGTTACAACCAAAATACAAGGTGATACTATTTTAGTGCCTAACGATAAGGTAGACCAATTAAGATTAGAACTAGCCCCTGAACTTAAATCAGGGAGCAGTGGATATGAATTAATGGATAGTGGAAGTTCTTTTGGAATGACGGACGAGGAGTTTAAAGTTAAAAAGTTAAGAATGCAAGAGGGAGAACTTGAAAAAACAATAAAAAGTTTTTCTCAAATAGAAAGTGCAAGGGTTCATATTACACCATCTACAGACTCGGTTTTTGTTAAGGAAAGTACGCCAGGAAAGGCTGCTGTATATTTGGAATTAAAAACAGGAAGTGAAATTACTAAAGATCAAGTGAAATCAATAGTTGCTCTTGTTTCGGGTAGTACAGAAAATGTTCCTAAAGAGAATATTGAGGTTATAGATGATAAGATGAATTTGCTTACTGCTAATTTAAATGATGATGAAAATGAAGTGATGAGCTCAGAATCATTAGATAAGCAATATTCTTTAGAAAAGAATTATGAAGGTAAATTACAAAAGGAAATAGTAAGTTTGCTAGAACCTGTTATTGGTAAGGATAAGGTTAAGGCTACTGTTAATGTAGATTTAGATTTTGATTCTAAACAACAAACTCAAACAGTTCTTGATCCGAATAAAGTAGTTGTAAGTCAACAAACTATAAAAGAAGTTAATAATACAGGTGCTGATGGAAATATTAGTGAAAGTCCTGTTGATAATAATATAAGTAATACTACAGATGATACAAATAATACAAATTCCAATTCATCAAGAGAAGAACAAAAAAATAATTATGAAATTGGAAAGACTGAAACTAAGGTGATTAGTGCACCTGGAGAAGTTAAAAGAATGACAGCATCAGTTGTAGTTGATGGAAATTTAGATGCAGCAACTCAACAAGCCATTGAAAATGCAGTGTCTAATGCTATTGGATTTAACTCTGTTAGAGGAGACCAAATTTCTGTATTGGGTATGAATTTTGATCCAAGCTTAAAAGAAGATGCCCAAAGTCAAGTGGATGCATTTAATGCAGAAGCTAAACAAAAGGAAATGCAAAAATATATGATTATGGGTGCTATAGCATTAATTGCTATAATTATAGTAATAGTTATTTTAGTTAAAAAGAGAAGAAAAAATGCTGCTGATGAATATGATGATGAAACTCAATTATTGGATGTAGTCATTGGTGATGAAAAAGAAGCAGAAATATTTGAACCAATAGAATTTGAGACTAAAAATGAAAAAACTCATATGGAAAACGAAATTAAAAAATATGCCACAGATAAGCCAGAACAAGTAGTTGAAATTATAAAATCTTGGCTTTCAGAGGATGAGAGGTGA
- a CDS encoding flagellin: MRLSHNMFSANIYNNYKKQLTNNSGAVNNISSGLKLNSAKDNPNKITQSQMLKIQVLSNAAAKRNIEDTNSMIQTFDGAMQEMNDSLSRIKELTVQAGGGTLTIEDRQVVQKEVDSLTEHLDYMAKNTEFNGVKLINGEKGEVTSMIGGLQDEVTTLPKFDLTSEGLGFVEKGTGKKLLDVTNQDNIGNSLELVDSAIQSVSSARSKYGAIQLRLEGTGDAITENSLSLEKSQSNIADADIAFEMLKFSESQILIQSSISLMAQSNNFPQDALNVLKNIR; encoded by the coding sequence ATGAGATTAAGTCATAATATGTTTTCAGCAAATATATATAACAACTATAAGAAACAGCTTACGAATAACTCCGGAGCTGTTAATAATATAAGTTCTGGACTTAAGCTTAATTCTGCAAAAGATAATCCTAACAAAATAACTCAAAGTCAAATGCTTAAGATACAAGTTTTAAGTAATGCAGCTGCAAAAAGAAATATAGAGGATACTAATTCTATGATTCAAACATTTGATGGTGCTATGCAGGAAATGAATGATAGTTTATCTAGAATTAAAGAGTTAACAGTTCAAGCTGGTGGTGGAACATTAACTATTGAGGATAGGCAGGTCGTTCAAAAAGAAGTTGATTCATTAACAGAGCATTTAGATTATATGGCGAAAAATACTGAATTTAATGGTGTTAAACTTATTAATGGAGAAAAAGGTGAAGTTACCTCTATGATAGGCGGTTTACAAGACGAAGTCACAACACTTCCTAAATTTGACCTTACATCAGAAGGATTAGGATTTGTAGAAAAAGGAACAGGCAAGAAGCTTTTAGATGTAACTAATCAAGATAATATAGGTAATTCATTAGAATTGGTAGATAGTGCTATTCAATCTGTTTCAAGTGCAAGAAGTAAGTATGGTGCAATACAATTAAGACTTGAAGGTACAGGTGATGCTATAACTGAAAATAGCCTTTCGTTAGAAAAGTCTCAAAGTAATATTGCTGATGCGGATATTGCATTTGAAATGCTTAAATTTTCAGAGAGTCAAATATTAATACAGTCATCTATTTCTTTAATGGCGCAAAGTAATAATTTCCCTCAAGATGCATTGAATGTATTAAAAAATATTAGATAA
- a CDS encoding flagellar hook-length control protein FliK, translating to MKMNISSNLNLTSLNAEPKNTSSKVNNVSSSNDKNNITKSKDDTNFKDVLNEKSSTKVETKKDDSKNIKDKVEVTDGNVNDKDVSVEDKINEIEEKIENASKDEIIEMLNSIFNMLSSVKDENIDIKDLNSDILNSIINNSGKENSNLSKLLENLLTASESPLTNLLNSDNKDLLNKLLSKLGNKLDEDTDVSNKVKDLMSQISSSLENKENKTSNFNTVFKNFEQNANSQMNNQNIEEEKVPTSTSDEDDFLNKLLNNNKDDSVLNKINLLSSRNEINSNNVAVSTESVTINKATMGDDLIKNVKLMITNSMKELTVKINPKDLGQVTISLIQENGIMKANIKANSKETFELLSQNLVEMKKAIGEQNIKVADVNVELYQEDTTFFKDEGFGRGLAKENQKQNSNNGETSEIDSIELEDDVTENLNSNLDFFA from the coding sequence ATGAAAATGAATATAAGTTCTAATTTAAATTTAACATCATTAAATGCAGAACCTAAAAACACATCATCTAAAGTTAATAATGTATCATCTAGCAATGATAAAAATAACATTACAAAAAGTAAAGATGATACAAACTTTAAAGACGTGCTGAATGAAAAATCAAGTACAAAAGTAGAAACTAAAAAAGATGATAGTAAAAATATAAAAGATAAAGTTGAAGTTACAGATGGAAATGTTAATGACAAAGATGTTAGTGTAGAAGACAAAATTAATGAAATAGAAGAGAAAATTGAGAATGCATCAAAGGATGAAATTATTGAAATGTTAAATTCAATTTTTAATATGTTATCTTCTGTTAAAGATGAAAATATTGACATAAAAGATTTAAATTCTGATATATTGAATTCAATAATTAACAACTCAGGTAAAGAAAATAGTAATTTATCTAAACTTCTTGAAAATTTATTAACTGCGTCAGAAAGTCCATTAACTAATTTGTTGAATTCTGATAATAAAGATTTATTAAATAAGTTACTTAGTAAGTTGGGAAATAAACTTGATGAAGATACGGATGTATCAAATAAAGTTAAAGATTTAATGAGTCAAATATCAAGTTCATTAGAAAATAAGGAAAATAAAACTTCTAACTTTAATACTGTATTTAAAAATTTTGAGCAAAATGCCAATTCTCAAATGAATAATCAAAATATTGAAGAAGAAAAAGTACCTACAAGCACTTCGGATGAAGATGATTTTTTAAATAAGCTTTTAAACAATAATAAAGATGATAGCGTATTAAATAAAATCAATTTACTTTCTTCAAGAAATGAGATTAATTCAAATAATGTAGCTGTTTCAACTGAATCAGTAACAATTAATAAAGCAACTATGGGAGACGATTTAATTAAAAATGTTAAGCTTATGATTACAAACTCTATGAAGGAACTAACAGTAAAAATAAACCCAAAAGATTTAGGTCAAGTTACTATTAGTTTAATTCAAGAAAATGGAATTATGAAAGCTAACATAAAAGCAAATTCAAAAGAAACATTTGAACTTCTTTCTCAAAATTTAGTTGAAATGAAAAAAGCAATAGGTGAACAAAATATAAAAGTTGCTGATGTAAATGTAGAGTTATATCAAGAAGATACAACATTCTTTAAGGATGAAGGTTTTGGAAGAGGATTAGCTAAAGAAAATCAAAAACAAAATAGTAATAATGGAGAAACATCTGAAATTGATTCAATTGAATTGGAAGATGATGTTACAGAAAATTTAAATAGTAATTTAGACTTTTTTGCTTAG
- the fliG gene encoding flagellar motor switch protein FliG, which yields MGKEPKKLTGVQKAAILFITLGPEASSGILKKLPEQEIQKISYEIANITSVTSEQREEILDEFLEINKARDYIIEGGMDYAKVLLSKALGAQRANEILEKVSEATSQYRPFAIARKADAHQLLNAITYEHPQTIALILCYLQADKAAQVMAELPEETQAEVAFRIATMSTTSPMVIKEIEAVLESKLSSVVKTEMTSLGGVQTLVDILNQVDRTTEKNITEGLEREDAELADKIKSSMFVFEDIITLDDVSIQRILREVEVSDLSLALKGCSEEVANAIYRNQSKRAAASLKEDMEFLGPVRLMDVEKAQQKIVSVIRRLDESNEIIISRGGEDAIIV from the coding sequence GTGGGTAAAGAACCTAAAAAATTAACAGGAGTTCAAAAAGCAGCAATACTTTTTATAACTCTTGGACCGGAAGCTTCATCAGGAATATTAAAAAAATTACCTGAGCAGGAGATTCAAAAAATATCATATGAAATTGCTAATATAACTTCTGTTACATCAGAACAAAGAGAAGAAATTTTAGATGAATTTTTAGAAATAAATAAAGCACGAGATTATATAATTGAGGGTGGAATGGATTATGCTAAAGTTTTATTATCAAAAGCTTTAGGAGCACAAAGAGCAAATGAAATTTTAGAAAAAGTTTCGGAAGCTACATCACAATATAGACCATTTGCTATTGCTAGAAAAGCTGATGCACATCAACTTTTAAATGCAATAACTTACGAACATCCTCAAACTATAGCTTTAATTTTATGTTATTTACAAGCTGATAAGGCAGCTCAAGTTATGGCAGAGCTTCCAGAAGAAACTCAAGCAGAAGTTGCATTTAGAATTGCAACTATGAGTACTACATCTCCAATGGTTATAAAAGAGATAGAAGCTGTACTTGAAAGTAAGCTATCTTCAGTAGTAAAAACAGAGATGACAAGCTTGGGTGGAGTTCAAACATTAGTTGATATTTTAAATCAAGTTGATAGAACAACTGAAAAAAATATTACAGAAGGTCTTGAAAGAGAAGATGCAGAACTTGCAGATAAAATTAAGAGTTCTATGTTTGTATTTGAAGATATTATTACTCTTGATGATGTATCTATTCAAAGAATTCTTAGAGAAGTTGAAGTTAGTGATTTATCACTTGCACTTAAGGGTTGTTCAGAAGAGGTTGCCAATGCAATTTATAGAAATCAATCTAAGAGAGCAGCTGCTTCTTTAAAGGAAGATATGGAATTCTTAGGACCTGTAAGACTTATGGATGTTGAAAAGGCACAACAAAAGATTGTTTCTGTAATTAGAAGATTAGATGAATCAAATGAAATAATAATTTCAAGAGGTGGAGAAGATGCAATCATCGTATAG
- the fliI gene encoding flagellar protein export ATPase FliI, with product MIDIDFNNLIKKVDNISSIYTEGVVNKVIGLTVEVKGIKAFVGELCIIYNEKDIPINCEVVGFKDGFVVLMPLDELIGISPGCRVVPMRKPLSVRCSDKLLGEIIDGLGKPLRGEELVEGEDYPLENNPPDPLKRKRIKEIMPTGIRAIDGFLTCGDGQRIGIFAGSGVGKSTTLGMIAREAKADVNVIALIGERGREVLEFIEKDLGPEGMKKSVVVCATSDKPALIRLKGALTATAIAEYFRDKGKKVILMMDSVTRFAMAQREVGLAIGEPPATKGYTPSVFAKLPKLMERSGTSEDGSITAFYTVLVDGDDFNEPIADAVRGILDGHIVLSRSLAHKNHYPAIDILNSVSRLMNSIAPPEHIQAASIARDLLATYKESEDLINIGAYVKGSNKKIDLAISYHDKIEEFLRQTVNEKSNFEESIGYLISMFE from the coding sequence ATGATAGATATTGATTTTAATAACTTAATCAAAAAGGTTGATAATATCAGTTCAATATATACAGAAGGTGTAGTTAATAAGGTAATTGGTCTTACAGTTGAAGTAAAAGGTATAAAGGCATTCGTTGGTGAACTTTGTATTATATACAATGAAAAAGACATTCCCATTAATTGTGAAGTGGTTGGTTTTAAAGATGGATTTGTTGTTTTAATGCCATTAGATGAATTGATAGGGATTTCTCCAGGGTGTAGAGTAGTTCCAATGCGTAAGCCTTTAAGTGTAAGATGTTCTGATAAATTATTAGGTGAGATTATTGATGGGTTAGGAAAGCCATTAAGAGGCGAAGAACTTGTTGAAGGAGAAGACTATCCACTAGAAAATAATCCACCAGATCCTTTAAAAAGAAAAAGAATCAAAGAAATAATGCCAACAGGTATTAGAGCTATAGATGGTTTTTTAACTTGTGGGGATGGCCAAAGAATAGGTATTTTTGCAGGTAGTGGGGTTGGTAAGAGTACTACTCTTGGAATGATAGCAAGAGAAGCAAAAGCAGATGTTAATGTTATTGCTTTAATTGGAGAAAGAGGTAGGGAGGTCTTAGAATTTATAGAAAAAGATCTAGGACCAGAAGGTATGAAAAAATCAGTTGTAGTTTGTGCTACTTCTGATAAACCAGCTTTAATAAGATTAAAAGGTGCTCTTACAGCTACTGCAATAGCAGAATATTTTAGAGATAAAGGTAAAAAAGTAATTTTAATGATGGATTCTGTTACAAGATTTGCAATGGCTCAAAGAGAAGTGGGTCTTGCAATAGGAGAGCCTCCTGCAACAAAGGGATATACTCCATCGGTATTTGCTAAGTTACCAAAATTAATGGAAAGGTCTGGAACATCAGAAGATGGATCAATCACTGCTTTTTATACAGTTTTAGTTGATGGAGATGATTTTAATGAACCAATAGCAGATGCTGTAAGAGGTATATTAGATGGTCATATTGTATTATCTAGATCTCTTGCTCATAAAAATCATTATCCTGCAATTGACATATTAAATAGTGTAAGTAGACTTATGAATTCAATAGCTCCACCTGAGCATATACAAGCAGCTTCTATAGCAAGAGATCTGTTAGCAACATATAAGGAATCAGAAGATTTAATTAATATAGGAGCATATGTAAAAGGCAGTAATAAAAAAATAGATTTAGCAATTTCCTATCATGATAAAATAGAAGAGTTTCTACGTCAAACTGTTAATGAAAAATCAAATTTTGAAGAGAGTATAGGCTATCTAATATCAATGTTTGAATAA
- a CDS encoding sulfatase-like hydrolase/transferase encodes MINIANLRLLKIEIQKLIENENLEEVISIINKYENIYPYDLDIYTIKATIFFYNGKYEEAEKLLIDRYYKYEYNFEINYNLGIIYYYKGEYKKALEYFLKVLILENNESVNLDGFMENVLINISDDESNEVTRKVKAYFLNKQRSFPCDGDGKARFGEVVFKHKSNDYYCGAYDYYYPERDKLEIEYKGVITNLIKAEVIPSKVFNNFKYKLNEDIILPLMVKNNYQEVEININGQINNFENLLKDRFYYYKFNKNDELEIKSNKEFILGNKIEIKKNKKLPSLVLNIFIDGLSQKFIEENNLENIAPNIYKFFKEGTICNNTYVTGEWTYVSLASFFTGKTTTNHRVFHPNYDTNNLIRNELYSEIFQNEGYLTAKIDGDWRSNPAIGYMKGLDRYLYQPSVRDMHCDDVITETIEHLETFKNNNNFLWICIPDLHDVADEFETRISTQVRSSINCRAFEKSQETSVRKKKDDKKSERFGVQLKRIDTYLGLLFNYIKDNYNEDDFIVSLVADHGQGYLVKSDEFLDEERTKVAMMFRGKNIPKGYCDEFIAGLDLFPIILNSININDYDKKDGNIPKYFGGNNNREYVYTETIFPDSKYQAVINDKVHKFFFKSIESCTKDGRVKLDKYETSLINKITGNEESKENAYKVLKYTDEVFNHMRQYIII; translated from the coding sequence TTGATTAATATTGCAAATTTAAGATTATTAAAAATAGAAATACAAAAGTTAATTGAAAATGAAAATTTAGAAGAAGTTATTTCAATAATAAATAAATATGAAAATATATATCCTTATGATTTAGATATATATACAATTAAGGCAACTATATTTTTCTATAATGGAAAATATGAAGAAGCAGAAAAATTATTAATTGATAGATATTATAAATATGAATATAATTTTGAAATTAATTATAATTTAGGGATTATATATTATTATAAAGGAGAATATAAGAAAGCATTAGAATATTTTTTAAAGGTATTAATTTTAGAGAATAATGAGAGTGTTAATTTAGATGGATTTATGGAGAATGTGTTAATTAATATTAGTGATGATGAATCTAATGAAGTGACTCGTAAGGTTAAAGCTTATTTTTTAAATAAACAAAGAAGTTTTCCGTGTGATGGTGACGGCAAAGCTAGATTTGGAGAAGTGGTATTTAAGCACAAAAGTAATGATTATTATTGTGGAGCATATGATTATTATTATCCTGAAAGAGATAAATTGGAAATTGAATATAAAGGAGTAATTACTAATTTAATAAAGGCAGAAGTTATTCCATCAAAGGTTTTTAATAATTTTAAATATAAATTAAATGAAGATATAATATTACCACTAATGGTTAAAAATAATTATCAAGAAGTTGAAATTAATATTAATGGTCAAATAAATAATTTTGAAAATTTATTAAAGGATAGATTTTATTATTATAAATTTAATAAAAATGACGAATTAGAAATTAAATCAAATAAAGAATTTATTTTAGGAAATAAAATTGAAATTAAAAAAAATAAAAAATTACCTTCTCTTGTACTTAATATATTTATTGATGGATTATCTCAAAAATTTATTGAAGAAAATAATTTAGAAAATATAGCTCCTAATATATATAAATTTTTTAAAGAAGGTACAATATGTAATAATACATATGTTACGGGTGAATGGACATATGTTAGTTTGGCAAGCTTTTTTACAGGTAAAACAACTACTAATCATAGAGTTTTTCATCCGAATTATGATACAAATAATTTAATTAGGAATGAATTGTATAGTGAGATATTTCAAAATGAAGGATACTTAACGGCTAAGATAGATGGAGATTGGAGAAGTAATCCAGCTATAGGATATATGAAGGGATTAGATAGGTATTTATATCAGCCATCTGTAAGGGATATGCATTGTGATGATGTAATAACTGAAACGATAGAGCATTTGGAAACATTTAAGAACAATAATAATTTTTTATGGATATGTATACCTGATTTGCATGATGTAGCGGATGAATTTGAAACTAGGATAAGTACGCAAGTTAGAAGTAGCATTAATTGTAGAGCATTTGAAAAATCACAAGAGACTAGTGTAAGGAAGAAAAAAGATGATAAAAAGAGTGAAAGATTTGGAGTTCAATTAAAAAGAATTGACACTTATTTGGGATTGCTATTTAATTATATAAAAGATAATTATAATGAGGATGATTTTATAGTAAGTTTAGTAGCAGATCATGGACAAGGTTATTTGGTAAAAAGTGATGAATTTCTTGATGAAGAAAGAACTAAAGTTGCAATGATGTTTAGAGGTAAAAATATACCTAAAGGATACTGTGATGAGTTTATAGCTGGTCTTGATTTATTTCCAATAATTTTAAATTCAATTAATATAAATGATTATGATAAAAAAGATGGCAATATTCCAAAGTATTTTGGAGGAAATAATAATAGAGAGTATGTATATACTGAAACGATTTTTCCGGATTCTAAATATCAAGCAGTAATAAATGATAAAGTTCATAAGTTTTTCTTTAAAAGCATAGAAAGTTGTACAAAAGATGGAAGAGTTAAATTAGATAAATATGAAACTTCTTTGATTAATAAAATTACAGGCAATGAAGAAAGTAAAGAAAATGCTTATAAAGTATTAAAATATACTGATGAAGTATTTAATCATATGAGACAGTATATAATTATTTAG